The sequence GGTCATGGATTACGTGCGTTCTCGCGTGGAACACGCCGGGTTCAAGGACGATCTCAAGGCTCCCCTCGCATTTCGATTCAATCGGAACAAGACCTGTTTCCTCGCTCGAAAGGGCAAACGTCGTCTGTCTGAAGGGTTCCGTCTGATCGGTGCTCATGCGGATTGTCCCCGTTTGGATTTGAAGCAGCGTCCTTTGTATGAAGATACGGATATCTGCCTTGCCAAGACCCATTATTATGGGGGTATCCGCAAGTATCAGTGGTTGACCATTCCGCTGGCTTTGCACGGAACCGTGGTCAAGAAATCCGGTGAGGAAATCACTGTCTGCATCGGTGAACATCCTGATGATCCGGTTTTTACCATCACGGACCTGTTGCCGCATCTGGCCGCCAATGAGATGGGCAAGAAGGTGTCGGACGCGTTCGAGGCGGAAAAATTGAATTTGGTCTTTGGTCATGCACCTGTGGCCAAGGAAGGCGATGACGGCGAAGCCGTCAAGGAGCCGGTCAAACGGATGGTGCTTGAACTGCTTGAACAGCGGTATGGCATCGACGAGTCCGATTTTTTCAGTGCCGAGATGCAGGCCGTCCCGGCTGGCCCGGCCCGTTTTGTCGGCTTGGATAAGGGAACCATCGGCGGTTACGGTCAGGACGATCGGTCCAGCGTGTTTTGTGCGTTGGAAGCCCTGTTGGCCGAGGAAGAACCTGAATATGCCCAGATTGTCCTGTTTTGGGACAAGGAAGAAATCGGGTCCGAAGGTTCCACTGGTGCCAAGTCCTACTTCTTTGAATATTGCATGGAAGAGCTGGCCGAGGCATGGGAACCCGGTGCGCGGTTGTCGTCCATCTTCATGAATGGTTCGGTTTTGTCGGCTGACGTGTCCGCAGCCATGGACCCGGATTTCAAGGATGTCTACGAATCCTTGAATTCTGCCCGTATGGGATATGGCCCTTGTTTCAACAAGTTTACCGGCCATCGTGGCAAGGTCGGAGCCAATGATGCGCATCCCGATTATATCGCGTGGTTGCGCCGGATTTTTGATGACGCGGGTATCCCGTGGCATATGTCCGAGCTGGGAAAGGTGGATGTCGGCGGTGGTGGCACCGTGGCAAAATTCCTGGCGGTGTACGGCATGGATGTCATTGACGTGGGGGTGCCGGTTCTGTCCATGCACTCTCCGTTCGAGCTGGCGTCCAAGGCGGATATTTACGCCTGCACGTTGGCTTTCAGAGAGTTCCTGAAACGGTAACGCGTTTAATTGTTCACATTGAAGGGGGAAGGTCTTTACGGCCTTCCCCCTTTTTTTTGAGCAAATGTGTGGCTTATTGCTGGTAGACGGCGGCGAGGCCTTCTTTGGTCAACAGTTCATCCTTGACCGGAAAACCGGCGTTTTTCGCTTCCTGCATCCAGTGAAGCGCGGTGGTCATGTCTTTGGGAACGCCAAGTCCGTCGGCGTAGAGATTGCCGAGATAGTACATGGAGACATCATGGCCGTTTTCGGCGGCGGTCTTGATCCATGCGGCCCCGGTTGTCGGGTTTTGTGGCACACCGTCTCCATAGATGTAGAAGAGACCGAGCATGAGCTGTGCATCCTGCTGTCCAGCGTCTGCGGCTTGTTGCAGCAACTCGGCGGCCTTGGGCAGGTCCTGCGGGACTCCTTGGCCTTCCGCGTGCATGACCGCGAGGTGGTATTTGGCGATGTCACTGCCATCGGCCACTGCTTCGGTATATGCATCATAGGCAGCGGTATAATCCTGTTGTTGGTATGCCTTGTCGCCTTTTCGTTCGGCCACTTGAGCCATGACCGCACAGCCCCCGACAAAGAAGGCGAGGACGGTCACAAGCAGTGTGTGGTGTATGTATCGTCGTCTCATTGAATTTCCTTATTCTTGCGTTAATGGGAAAAAACAATCGATCAGGGGTTAGGGGCCGCTCGGACTGGGACCGTCAGGTCCATCAGGTCCATCTGTTGGACCTTGTTCGCCGCCTTGTTGTTCTTTGCCTTCACTGCCGCCGAAATCGCCGTATGGGCCACCCTTGTTCCGGGAATTTTCCATGGCTCGACGACAGTCTTTTTGCTGTTTGATTCGATGAATTTTAGCATAATCAGGCGGCTGATTCACGCCGGAAAGGCTGCCTTTTGTTCGGTCCATCTGCTGTTTGAATGCCTGAATCTTGCGATTGAGGTCCTTGCGAGATCGTGTGCCGACACCGAGTTCTCCCAGTGATGTCATGGGAGCATGTTTGATGACCTTGTTGATGGTTTTCTGGGAAACCGGGGTCGGTTTGGAGATTTCGCCGGTTTTTGGATTCACTGAGACGGATGTTCGAGGGGAGCCAAGGGTTCTGGCTCCAACGGTCATGGTGTGGCCCTTGGAGAGTTTGGTGTTGCCGATTTCTTCTTTTTCAGGCGTGATGACGGCAAAGATTTCCGTGCCTCGAATGCCGATGGTCGTGGTGGGTGTCTGCAAGGCGAATGCATCCGGGTTGGTCTTGACGATTTGTCCCGTCACATAGCGGAATGTGCCTTTGCCCATTTTGAAGAGCAGTTTGGATGCCGATGTGTCTTCGGAGTACACAAATTCATCCAGTGCAATGCGTGATTCCGGGCCTTGCGAATAGATGGAGTCGTCATTGAAGTGTATTTCGACATGACTGTGCATTCCGGTAACGATGGTTTCATGGGCCATGACCGGGAGGTTGAGGTCGAGATTCCGTATGGTGCCGTTGGATTGTTCGGCGATGACTGTGCCCTCCATGGACGCGACTTCGCCGATAGGCTCTCCGGCGGCAAAGGCCGAGAGTGTGAATACCAGCCAGATGAACGCGGTCATCGTGGCGGTATTTCGGGAAAATGGACTGAAAATTCGCATGAGTTCCTCTCTCAAAAACAAAATTTAATACTTATCGTTCCATATAGCCTCTGGATGAATTCGGTCAACTTTTTTCTGCTATAGACAGCCTGTTTTTTTGCGGGGAGAAAATGAAAGGCGTCGGGCTTTTTTGGATGCTTGTGGCGCAGGCCGTTTTTCTCTATCCTTGACCATTCGATTGTCAGCGAGAACTCTATTCAAGGATAATTTTATATGCCCGTCATCATGGGAACAGCCGGTCACATCGACCATGGAAAGACCACACTCATCAAAGCACTTACCGGCATTGATTGCGATCGACTTTCCGAAGAGAAAAAACGGGGCATTACCATTGAACTTGGTTTTGCCTTTCTGGATTTGGGAACGGGGAACAGGCTCGGTATCGTCGATGTCCCCGGTCATGAAAAATTTGTCAAGAATATGGTGGCCGGAGCTGCGGGCATCGACTTCGTCGTGCTAGTTATTGCCGCAGATGAAGGCATCATGCCACAGACGCGGGAGCATCTTGAAATTTGTCAATTGCTCGGCGTGAGCACCGGGCTGGTCGTGTTGACCAAGACCGATATGGTGGATCAGGAATGGTTGGACATGGTGGAAGAGGAAGTCGCAAGTTACCTTGAACCGACCTTTTTGGCCGGTGCGCCGATACTGCCTGTCTCCGCTCATACGGGAGAAGGGCTGGACGCATTGAAAGATCAATTGCGCGCCCTGATAACCGAATTCAAGCCGCGTCGGCGGTCAGACCTGTTCCGGTTGCCGGTGGATCGGGTGTTCACCATGAAGGGGCACGGTACCGTCGTCACTGGCACCATGGTGTCCGGGGCTGTTTCCGTGGGAGAGGATGTGGTCTTGTATCCCAAGGGGAAGGCCACCAAGGTGCGGAGCTTGCAATCCCATGGTGAGACCGTGGACACGGCGCAGGCCGGACGGCGGACCGCGATCAACCTGTCTGGGTTGGAAGTGGAAGATATCAAGCGAGGGGATGTTCTGGCTCGTCCCGGTTCCCTGTTTCCGTCCACGGTGTGGGATATCGAATTGACGGTGCTTGAGTCATCCCATCTGCCGCTCAAACATCGGCGTGAAATCCATTTTCATCATGGGGCACGGGAAGTGTTGGCCCGAGTTTATTTATTGGATCGAGAGGATCTGAAACCGGGCGAGACCTGTGTGTGCCAGGTCCGGTTTTCCGAACCGCTGGCCGCAGTGTATGGCGACCGTATTGTTTTGCGCGCATTTTCTCCGCTCCGCGCGTTTGCGGGCGGGCGGGTGATAGGACCCGTCGGACACAAGGTCAAACGGTTCTCAGGCAAAGTGGGCCGTATGCAGCAGCTTGCTGCGGACACGCCCGAAGCCGTGGTGACCGCTCAGTTGGAACTGGTTGGTCCCGCTGGTCTGACATTTGCTGAACTGCTGACCATGACCAACCTTGAAACCAAGGGGCTTGAAAAAACGCTGGGCGTGCTCGGCGGACAGCAGAAAGCCATTTTGTTCGACAAGGAGACCCGTCGGTATGCCGGAGGCGAATTGGCGAAAAATCTTGGCGAGAGCCTGCATGATTTCCTGACAGATTTTCATGCCAGGGAGTCCATGAAACCCGGGGTTCAGCGGGGTGAATTGGCGTCGTCGTGGGGCACGGATTTACCACCTAAGCTCTTTCATTTCGTGGTGGAACGAGCCATCAAGGCCGGGACCATCGTTGCCGAGCAGGAATTGTTGAAACTCAAAGGCCATACGGTCTCGCTTGCGTCGGATCAGAAAAAGGTTCGAGAAGTGATTTTGGACGCGTATACCAAGGGTGGAAGCACGCCGCCGAATCTCAAGGATGTTCTTGAACCGCTTGGCATGGATTTCAAGCAGGCCGCGTCTGTCTTGAAGGTGTTGCAGGAGCAGGGCGAATTGATTCGTCTCAAAGGCGATATGTATTATCACAGGACCGCCCTGGATGACCTTCAACGGCGGATATGTGATTTTTTTGCCGACAATCAGGAAATGTCTGCGCCAGACTGCAAGGAGATCACCGGGCTGTCCCGGAAGTATCTCATTCCCATATTGGAATATTTTGATAAAGAGAAATTGACCGTTCGGGTGGGAGACGTCCGTCATCTCCGGAAACGTTCTTGACACAGGGGAACACTCCCTTTAGGGCATTCTCATGGATAAACGGCATTGGTGTGTTGTGACATTGATCGCGGTACTTGGACTGATGGCTGGCTGCGCCGGGAAAACCACCCGGGGCGCGGTCAATGATTTGGCCGTGGCCAATGCCATGGTAGACGCTGCTGCGGATGTACTTGAAACAACCATTGCCAATGATACGGACGGCACGGTTCGGGCCTTGCTCGGCAAGGCCAAAGGCGTGTTGATCATTCCGGCTGTGGACGAAGCGAGCCTGTTGGTCTCCGTGGGCGGTGGCAACGCCGTGCTTATGGCCTTGACCGATCAAGGCTGGACCGGGCCGGTCTTCATGACCAAGGGCACGGTTGGCGTTGGTTTTCAGGCCGGGGTGTCCAGACAATCCGGCATACTGCTTTTCATGCATCAGGACGATGTCCGCTATATGTTGCGGACCGGGGCCATTGTGCAGGCCCACGCCAGACTGATCGTTCTGAATGTGGCGTATGAAATTCACGAAACAGATGCCTTTTACGAATCTGGTGATGTGTATTTCGTGGGCGATCGAAAAGGTGTGTACGCCGGTCTGGCCGTCAACAGTGGCGGATTCACGGATCGAACGGTTTTGAATGAAGTGTACACTGGCGTACCGGGCGGTGGTCCGCGTGCGATTTTACTGGAGCGGAAACTCCAACCCGAAGGCGCACAGCGTTTGCGTGATCTGTTGTCTCAAACAGGCAATGGAATGAAGGACAGTGCTGAACAGCAACTGTTTTGGCAAAAGAAAAGGACGGAATCGAAATTCCGTCCTGAACTGTCTCTTTGGGGTGAGTGATGGGACTTGAACCCACGGCCACCTGGGCCACAACCAGGTGCTCTACCAACTGAGCTACACCCACCGTGTGAGGAGAGGTTTCTAGCTAACGATTCTCTCGCGGTCAAGCAAAAAGAATAAAAAAAGGTACCAGATGGATAAATTAATTATTGAAGGCGGCGTTCCACTTCAGGGAAGTATTCAGGTCAGCGGAGCTAAAAACGCAGCGCTCCCAATACTTATGGCGTGTCTTTTGGCTGATGGACCGGTCACGTTGAGCAACGTTCCCAAGTTGGCGGACATTAGAACTTCTTTGAAGCTGCTGAATATTCTCGGATGCGAAACATCTTTTGAAAAGAACGTGGCCACCAGCCATTGTGTCGGATTGAAACCGGAAGCGCCGTATGATCTGGTCAAGACCATGCGGGCATCTGTTTTGTGTCTGGGACCGCTTTTGGCCCGACTTGGAGAAGCCAAGGTCGCGCTTCCCGGCGGGTGTGCCATTGGTGCGCGGCCCGTGGATCTGCATCTGCGAGGATTCGAGCGCATGGGCGCGGAATTCGAGATCACTGAAGGCTACATCAAGGGTCGGTGCAAGGGTGGTCTCAAGGGTGCCAAGATTGCCTTGGATTTTCCCACGGTCGGCGGGACCGAGAATCTTTTGATGGCGGCGTGTCTGGCCGAGGGCGAAAGCATCATCGAGAATGCCGCTCGTGAGCCGGAAGTCGAGGACCTTGCCAATTTCCTCAATGCCTGTGGCGCACAGATCAGCGGGCAGGGAACGAGTGTCATTACGGTTCAGGGTGTTTCGTCCTTGTCCGGGTGCGAATATCGGGTCATGCCGGATCGCATCGAGGCCGGAACCTACATGGTGGCAGCCGCGATCACGGGCGGAGAACTGGAAGTGCTTGATTGTCCATATACTGCACTGGACGCGGTCGGATACAAATTGCGGGAAATGGGTGTCTGGTTGCAGGAGGAGGACGGCTATGTGCTGGTCCGCCGAGCCAATGGATTATTGAAGAATGTGGATGTGACCACATTACCCCATCCCGGTTTCCCGACCGACATGCAGGCGCAGCTCATGGCCTTAATGTGCCTGGGGCAGGGGACAGGGACCATCGAGGAAAAAATCTTTGAAAATAGATTCATGCATGTGCTGGAGTTGGTCCGACTCGGGGCGGATATTCGCCTGAAGGGCCGCACAGCCATGGTCCATGGCGTGGGAGAACTTCGGGGCGCGCCGGTCATGGCGTCCGACCTTCGGGCCAGTGCGTCATTGGTTTTGGCCGGATTGGCGGCTGAAGGCACGACCACGATCGAGCGTATCTATCACTTGGACCGGGGCTATGAAAATATTGAAGCCAAGCTGTCCGGGGTTGGTGCGCGGATCAAGCGCGTCAGTGGCTAGCGAACCAGACAAAGAATACGTTTCTTTTCGACCGGTGCCTTTGGGTGCCGGTCGTTTTTTTATGGGAAAGAGCGGGCGCATGGCATCTCTTTTTTTTGATAAGTAGAATAATGCGTAAAGGATGCTGGATTCCCTGCCGTGTTCCTGCTAATTTGACGGATGTTGACGAAATCATGGGAATTCTGGGTGGGATGAACGATCATGGAAAAAACGTGTTGGACATCGAAATTACTGGTTCATGGGGTGCTGCCGTGGCAGACCTATGGACTGGCCTTTGTCCTTGGCGTGATGGCGTTTAAATATCCTGTTTCATGTGCGGCCGCGTTGGTTGTCGTGTATCTGGTCGATTCCCTGCTTCGCGAAAGAGCGTGCCGGTTGCCGTTGTTGGCGTTTTTGTGTTGTGCGGCCTTTGGTTTTGGGTATGCCTCGCAGCGTACACCGAAATTGCCTTCCTCCCTCCCCGAATGGACAGAAAGTCGGAAGCCGGTGGGGGTGCAGGCTGTGGCAGAACGGGTTGAACCTCGTTTCGGCAATCGGCTGCGGGTGGTGCTCGGAAATATTCGCTGCACGGTTGATGGTCATGAAACAACTTTGCCCGGAAAAATGGCCCTGTCCATTAGGCATCCCCATTTTATTCCAGTTCCCGGACAATCTCTGAAGGCTGTGGTGCGTGTTGTCCCGGTGCGGGCGTTTGGCAACCCAGGTGGATGGGATTATGGTTGGTACTGGCAGCGTCAGGGCGTGTTTTGGCGGGCGTGGCCGGTCAGCAGAAAATTGCTTTCCTGGGGTGATATCCCGTCTGACAGCCTGTGGCAGGTGAAAAAAACTGTACGGAGTCAGGTTGCTGCGCGTGTTCCGGAAACGCAGGGCGGAGCCATGGTCCTCGCCCTGACCACGGGTGATCGTTCCCGGCTGTCAAGCGAGACCATGGAGGCCACGCGGAGAGCCGGTTTGGCGCACACATTGGCGTTGTCCGGATTGCATGTGGGATTTGTCGCGGCCATGGGGCTGTGGTTGGCGTTCTGCCTTGGTCGTCTCTATCCCCCGGTGCTCTTGTTGATCCCCCGACCCAAGTTGGCTGTGCTGCTGGCCGCTCCGCTGGTGCTTGGATATGCGTGGCTGGGGCAGCCCTCCGCATCCTTGATTCGGGCGGCCACCATGTTTGGCTTTTGGGGGCTTCTGTTGCTGCAGGGGCGAGGGCGTATCCTGCTTGATGGGCTTTTTTTCGCATTGCTGACACTCGTTTTCATTGCTCCCATGTCCGCTTTTGATCTTAGCCTGCAAATGTCCGTGGTTGCCGTGGCCGGCATCGGTCTCATGTATCCACATTTTCGTGTTTTTTTCCTGTCTGGCGGTTCCTGGTTTCGTCGAACCGTGCGGTGGGTTGCTGGGGTCTTGTGCTTGAGCCTGAGTGCCAACCTTGCGCTTTTGCCGCTCGTGTCGTGGTATTTTGGAACATGGTGCCCGAATATCCTGCTCAATGTGATTTGGCTCCCGGTGCTGGGAGGTGTGGTCATGCCGTTGGGGCTGGTTGGTTTGCTGTTGACATGTGTGCCGTGGACGAGTGGGGCGGGTGGCGTGTTGCTTGGGTGGGCGGCCTGGGTGACGGATGGTCTGTTGGCCGTGCTGACATCTGCCGGAGACG is a genomic window of Pseudodesulfovibrio sp. JC047 containing:
- a CDS encoding aminopeptidase; this translates as MSKNTTLEYEPKTAWDVYSSPEDRKAMDAMAQDYVKFLSECKTERLVMDYVRSRVEHAGFKDDLKAPLAFRFNRNKTCFLARKGKRRLSEGFRLIGAHADCPRLDLKQRPLYEDTDICLAKTHYYGGIRKYQWLTIPLALHGTVVKKSGEEITVCIGEHPDDPVFTITDLLPHLAANEMGKKVSDAFEAEKLNLVFGHAPVAKEGDDGEAVKEPVKRMVLELLEQRYGIDESDFFSAEMQAVPAGPARFVGLDKGTIGGYGQDDRSSVFCALEALLAEEEPEYAQIVLFWDKEEIGSEGSTGAKSYFFEYCMEELAEAWEPGARLSSIFMNGSVLSADVSAAMDPDFKDVYESLNSARMGYGPCFNKFTGHRGKVGANDAHPDYIAWLRRIFDDAGIPWHMSELGKVDVGGGGTVAKFLAVYGMDVIDVGVPVLSMHSPFELASKADIYACTLAFREFLKR
- a CDS encoding tetratricopeptide repeat protein, which gives rise to MRRRYIHHTLLVTVLAFFVGGCAVMAQVAERKGDKAYQQQDYTAAYDAYTEAVADGSDIAKYHLAVMHAEGQGVPQDLPKAAELLQQAADAGQQDAQLMLGLFYIYGDGVPQNPTTGAAWIKTAAENGHDVSMYYLGNLYADGLGVPKDMTTALHWMQEAKNAGFPVKDELLTKEGLAAVYQQ
- a CDS encoding FecR domain-containing protein produces the protein MRIFSPFSRNTATMTAFIWLVFTLSAFAAGEPIGEVASMEGTVIAEQSNGTIRNLDLNLPVMAHETIVTGMHSHVEIHFNDDSIYSQGPESRIALDEFVYSEDTSASKLLFKMGKGTFRYVTGQIVKTNPDAFALQTPTTTIGIRGTEIFAVITPEKEEIGNTKLSKGHTMTVGARTLGSPRTSVSVNPKTGEISKPTPVSQKTINKVIKHAPMTSLGELGVGTRSRKDLNRKIQAFKQQMDRTKGSLSGVNQPPDYAKIHRIKQQKDCRRAMENSRNKGGPYGDFGGSEGKEQQGGEQGPTDGPDGPDGPSPSGP
- the selB gene encoding selenocysteine-specific translation elongation factor: MPVIMGTAGHIDHGKTTLIKALTGIDCDRLSEEKKRGITIELGFAFLDLGTGNRLGIVDVPGHEKFVKNMVAGAAGIDFVVLVIAADEGIMPQTREHLEICQLLGVSTGLVVLTKTDMVDQEWLDMVEEEVASYLEPTFLAGAPILPVSAHTGEGLDALKDQLRALITEFKPRRRSDLFRLPVDRVFTMKGHGTVVTGTMVSGAVSVGEDVVLYPKGKATKVRSLQSHGETVDTAQAGRRTAINLSGLEVEDIKRGDVLARPGSLFPSTVWDIELTVLESSHLPLKHRREIHFHHGAREVLARVYLLDREDLKPGETCVCQVRFSEPLAAVYGDRIVLRAFSPLRAFAGGRVIGPVGHKVKRFSGKVGRMQQLAADTPEAVVTAQLELVGPAGLTFAELLTMTNLETKGLEKTLGVLGGQQKAILFDKETRRYAGGELAKNLGESLHDFLTDFHARESMKPGVQRGELASSWGTDLPPKLFHFVVERAIKAGTIVAEQELLKLKGHTVSLASDQKKVREVILDAYTKGGSTPPNLKDVLEPLGMDFKQAASVLKVLQEQGELIRLKGDMYYHRTALDDLQRRICDFFADNQEMSAPDCKEITGLSRKYLIPILEYFDKEKLTVRVGDVRHLRKRS
- a CDS encoding lipid-binding SYLF domain-containing protein; this encodes MDKRHWCVVTLIAVLGLMAGCAGKTTRGAVNDLAVANAMVDAAADVLETTIANDTDGTVRALLGKAKGVLIIPAVDEASLLVSVGGGNAVLMALTDQGWTGPVFMTKGTVGVGFQAGVSRQSGILLFMHQDDVRYMLRTGAIVQAHARLIVLNVAYEIHETDAFYESGDVYFVGDRKGVYAGLAVNSGGFTDRTVLNEVYTGVPGGGPRAILLERKLQPEGAQRLRDLLSQTGNGMKDSAEQQLFWQKKRTESKFRPELSLWGE
- the murA gene encoding UDP-N-acetylglucosamine 1-carboxyvinyltransferase — translated: MDKLIIEGGVPLQGSIQVSGAKNAALPILMACLLADGPVTLSNVPKLADIRTSLKLLNILGCETSFEKNVATSHCVGLKPEAPYDLVKTMRASVLCLGPLLARLGEAKVALPGGCAIGARPVDLHLRGFERMGAEFEITEGYIKGRCKGGLKGAKIALDFPTVGGTENLLMAACLAEGESIIENAAREPEVEDLANFLNACGAQISGQGTSVITVQGVSSLSGCEYRVMPDRIEAGTYMVAAAITGGELEVLDCPYTALDAVGYKLREMGVWLQEEDGYVLVRRANGLLKNVDVTTLPHPGFPTDMQAQLMALMCLGQGTGTIEEKIFENRFMHVLELVRLGADIRLKGRTAMVHGVGELRGAPVMASDLRASASLVLAGLAAEGTTTIERIYHLDRGYENIEAKLSGVGARIKRVSG
- a CDS encoding DNA internalization-related competence protein ComEC/Rec2; this translates as MEKTCWTSKLLVHGVLPWQTYGLAFVLGVMAFKYPVSCAAALVVVYLVDSLLRERACRLPLLAFLCCAAFGFGYASQRTPKLPSSLPEWTESRKPVGVQAVAERVEPRFGNRLRVVLGNIRCTVDGHETTLPGKMALSIRHPHFIPVPGQSLKAVVRVVPVRAFGNPGGWDYGWYWQRQGVFWRAWPVSRKLLSWGDIPSDSLWQVKKTVRSQVAARVPETQGGAMVLALTTGDRSRLSSETMEATRRAGLAHTLALSGLHVGFVAAMGLWLAFCLGRLYPPVLLLIPRPKLAVLLAAPLVLGYAWLGQPSASLIRAATMFGFWGLLLLQGRGRILLDGLFFALLTLVFIAPMSAFDLSLQMSVVAVAGIGLMYPHFRVFFLSGGSWFRRTVRWVAGVLCLSLSANLALLPLVSWYFGTWCPNILLNVIWLPVLGGVVMPLGLVGLLLTCVPWTSGAGGVLLGWAAWVTDGLLAVLTSAGDAGWTPVFSVLRPLWPEMLGCAILLVVVVSVVRSSRRIPFELAALGFFLLVAPHVWVMALDTRDEARLTMVDVGLGQALVVSLPGGHRWLVDGGGGSSTFDMGEAVVAPWLAYGRPPRLDGVFLTHPDVDHSHGLPFILDRFQVKHFYFNGMMPGGLTGDRLRAVMTRQTMSPMRLEAGEKVRLTDGAVFEVVHPGAGFISAKSNEHSLVMRLVWRGKNLALLPGDVEKGGIETFLDAGHALQAEVVVLPHHGSRNSLVPRLYDVVGARVVLCSNGYLNRYGFPASEVVHAVGGEVLSTSRHGQVVCRWGERGLRVGSFYP